TGACCGCGTAGCCGGACTCGATGAGCTGGGCACACTTGTCCTCGATGCTGCTGCCCTTGATCTCGAAGGGCAGGGCGATCACCTCGGTGAAGTAGCGCACCCACTGGCCCAGGCCGAAGCGGACGTTCTCGAGGGCTTTCTCGCGCGTTTCCGCGACGTGCATCGGCGCCACCAGGCGCCAGTGGTGCCGTGACACCGTCTGCTTGTGCTCGCGCGCCAGCTCCTCGCAGATGCCCCACGCCGCCGACAGGGCCATGTAGCCCTGCGACGTCGTCGATCCGATGGACAGCATCCCGATCCCATGCTTGCCCGCGGCGCGGGGGCCGGCCGGCCAGATCTGGGCCGCCACCGCCATCTCCACGTGCGGACGCGTGTACGGCATGAGCTGCAGCCGCGCCTCCTTGACGCTGAACCAGTCGGTGATCTTCGTGACCGCCTCGCCGCGCAGCAGCGGGATGAGGACGTCCAGCGCCTCTTCCATCATGTCGCGCTGGCGTAGCGGGTCGATGCCCATCATGAAGGCATCGGAGGGGAGCGAGCCCGGCCCCACGCCGAACATGAAGCGGCCCTTCAGCTGGTAGTCGAGCTGCTGGACGCGGTCGGCCAGGATGAACGGATGGTGGTAGGGCAGCGAGGACACGCCCGTGCCCAGCCGGATCCGGCGCGTGCGCTCGCCGGCGGCGGCGATGAACACCTCGGGCGAGGCGATGGTCTCGTAGCCCGCCGAGTGGTGCTCGCCGATCCAGGCCTCGTCATAGCCCAGCCGGTCGAGGTGCTCGACGAGCTGGAAATCGCGCTCGAGGGCCAGGGCGGGATTCTCGTCGATGGGGTGAAACGGCGCCAGGAAGATTCCGAAGCGAAGCGGGGCCTCCTGCATGGGTAGCTCCTCTCTCAGGGAAGCGGCCCACTCCGGACGCGGCGGGCCAACCTTCGTATCTTACACGTGCGGGCCCCCGGCTGATAGAATGCGCTCCGGCTGGAATGCGCTTGCCGTTCCGCCCTCGTCCCACGGCGTGGCCGCGCCACTCGGACGGCAAGGGAGGACACCGATGAAGATCGGAATGGGCCAGAACTGGTGGATTCTCGCGGCTCGGGCCGTGCTCGCCATCCTTTTCGGTCTCTACGTCCTCGTGGCCCCCGGGCGCGCCCTGACGGCGATCATTCTGGCCTTCGGTGTAGGCGTTCTCCTGGCGGGCATTCTCGCCATCGTCGCCGCCGTACGGGTCCACGACCAGCACGAGCGCTCGTTCCCCATACTTCTCGAGGGGGTCGTGTGCCTGGTCGTCGGCCTCCTGGCCCTCCTGCGTCCCGGCGCCACCGCTTTCGCCTGGCTTGTCCTCATCAGCGCATTTGCCATCGCGAGCGGCATCCTCCACGTGATAGCGGCAATCCAGTTGCGGAAGCAGATGGAGGGCGAATGGGTGCTGATCCTGAACGGGACGCTGACCGTGGTCTTCGGGGTGCTGATGATCCTGCTGCCGTGGGCGGGATTGCTCTCGCTGATCTGGCTCGTGGGAGGCTACTCGCTTTTCTTCGGCCTTCTGCTCCTCGTCCTATCCTTCCGGCTCCGGTCGCAATGGCAGGCTCGCGTCGCCGCGAGGGCGACGGCCCGGGCCTAATCTCTCGGCCGCCCGCTAGTTGATCCGCTTCGTCTTCCCCTTCCACTCCTTGTCGCGCAGCACGAACTTCTGCACCTTGCCCGTGGAGGTCTTGGGAAGATCGCCGAACTCGATGGCCGCGGGCGCCTTGAAGTGGGCGATGTGCTGCTTGCAGAACTCGATGATGTCCTTCTCGCTGGCGCTCTGGCCCGGCTTGAGGGTCACGAAGGCCTTCGGGCGCTCACCCCACTTCTCGTCGGGAATGGCCACCACGGCGCACTCCATCACCGCGGGGTGCTTGGCCACGCACTGCTCCACCTCGATGGTCGAGATGTTCTCGCCCCCGGAGATGATGATGTCCTTCTTCCGGTCGCGAAGCTCGATGTAGCCGTCGGGATGCCATACCCCGATATCGCCCGAGTGGAACCAGCCGCCCCGGAATGCCTCGGCGGTGGCATCGGGCTGATCGAAGTATCCCATGGCGCAGTTGTTGCCGATCATGACCACCTCGCCCAGCGTCTCGCCGTCGCGCGGGACGTCGTGCATGTCGCCGTCCACCACGCGGACGAGATCGAAGAGCGCATACCCCTGCCCCTGCCGGGCGGCCAGGGTGGCCTGCTCGTCGACGGGAAGCGCGTCCCACTCCTTGTGCCAGGCGCACACGGTGTGCGGGCCATACGTCTCCGTCAGACCGTAGACGTGCACGGGACGGAAATTGAGCTCCTTGAGCTTGCCCAGGAGGGTGGGCGAGGGCGGCGCCCCCGCGATGGTGACGGTGACCGGGCGGGCGAGGCGATGGGCCTTGGGGTCATTGATGACCCCGATCTGCACGGTGGGGGCGCCGTTGTAGTGGGTGATGCCCTCGGACTCGATGAGCTCCCAGATGCGGGCGGACTCCACGCGCCGGAGGCACACGTGGGTGCCCGCCACCGCCGTCACCGCCCACGTGAAGCACCAGCCGTTGCAGTGGAACATGGGCAGGGTCCACAGGTACTTGGTCTCGAAATTCATCCCGGTCTCGACCACCTCGCCCATGGCATTCATCCAGGTGCCGCGGTGCGAGTACATGACGCCCTTGGGCCGGCCTGTGGTGCCCGAGGTGTAGTTGATGGCGATGGTCTCTTCTTCGTCCTCGAGCACGGGCTCGATCGGATCGGGAGCGCCGGTGGCGAGGAAATCCTCGTAGGGATCGCCGGCCGCTCCGGTGTCGTCCACGCGCACGACCCTGAGGCCCGTGAGATCCAGCGGCTTGATCACGTGCTCGAACTCCGCGTCCACGAAGAGCGTCGTCGACCCCGAGTGCTTGAGGATGTAGCCGACCTCGTCGGAGGAGAGCCGGATATTGATGGCCACGAGAATGCCGCCGGCCAGAGGGATGGCGTAGTGCGCCTCGAGCATGGCCGGGATATTCGGACAGAGGAAGGCGACGCGATCATGCTTCTGGAGACCGGCCCTGCGGAGCGCGGAGGCCAGGCGGTTGACGCGCTCCTCGAACTGCCGGTACGTATACTGCCGCTTGCCGTGGATGACGGCCGTCTTGCCCGGGAAGACAAAGGCGCTGCGCTGAAGGAAGCTCACGGGGCTGAGCTCGGTCCGGTACACCTTGTGATGCTTCATCGCGAAACCTCCGGGTGGGGTTCTGGCTCGGCCCGACCTTTCCCGCCGGGCCCGCTATAGCCTAGTCGAAAGACCGCGATTGTCAATGCGCGGGGCCCCGG
The sequence above is a segment of the Candidatus Methylomirabilota bacterium genome. Coding sequences within it:
- a CDS encoding LLM class flavin-dependent oxidoreductase, yielding MQEAPLRFGIFLAPFHPIDENPALALERDFQLVEHLDRLGYDEAWIGEHHSAGYETIASPEVFIAAAGERTRRIRLGTGVSSLPYHHPFILADRVQQLDYQLKGRFMFGVGPGSLPSDAFMMGIDPLRQRDMMEEALDVLIPLLRGEAVTKITDWFSVKEARLQLMPYTRPHVEMAVAAQIWPAGPRAAGKHGIGMLSIGSTTSQGYMALSAAWGICEELAREHKQTVSRHHWRLVAPMHVAETREKALENVRFGLGQWVRYFTEVIALPFEIKGSSIEDKCAQLIESGYAVIGDPDDAAVQLERLDKQSGGFGCFLQLAHNWADFPQTLRSYELIARYVMPRFQELNPGRQASLDWTAANREKFMNAGRQAKVLATEKHLAERRAKPPA
- a CDS encoding DUF308 domain-containing protein produces the protein MKIGMGQNWWILAARAVLAILFGLYVLVAPGRALTAIILAFGVGVLLAGILAIVAAVRVHDQHERSFPILLEGVVCLVVGLLALLRPGATAFAWLVLISAFAIASGILHVIAAIQLRKQMEGEWVLILNGTLTVVFGVLMILLPWAGLLSLIWLVGGYSLFFGLLLLVLSFRLRSQWQARVAARATARA
- a CDS encoding acyl--CoA ligase family protein → MKHHKVYRTELSPVSFLQRSAFVFPGKTAVIHGKRQYTYRQFEERVNRLASALRRAGLQKHDRVAFLCPNIPAMLEAHYAIPLAGGILVAINIRLSSDEVGYILKHSGSTTLFVDAEFEHVIKPLDLTGLRVVRVDDTGAAGDPYEDFLATGAPDPIEPVLEDEEETIAINYTSGTTGRPKGVMYSHRGTWMNAMGEVVETGMNFETKYLWTLPMFHCNGWCFTWAVTAVAGTHVCLRRVESARIWELIESEGITHYNGAPTVQIGVINDPKAHRLARPVTVTIAGAPPSPTLLGKLKELNFRPVHVYGLTETYGPHTVCAWHKEWDALPVDEQATLAARQGQGYALFDLVRVVDGDMHDVPRDGETLGEVVMIGNNCAMGYFDQPDATAEAFRGGWFHSGDIGVWHPDGYIELRDRKKDIIISGGENISTIEVEQCVAKHPAVMECAVVAIPDEKWGERPKAFVTLKPGQSASEKDIIEFCKQHIAHFKAPAAIEFGDLPKTSTGKVQKFVLRDKEWKGKTKRIN